A single Anopheles funestus chromosome 2RL, idAnoFuneDA-416_04, whole genome shotgun sequence DNA region contains:
- the LOC125766520 gene encoding uncharacterized protein LOC125766520, with translation MLIVKSDSTLKFLPSVRLINNLNNRKGSRTGNSGNHLEFQVLTQIQYVP, from the exons ATGTTAATTGTTAAATCAGACTCAACGCTCAAGTTTCTGCCATCCGTCAG GCTTATCAACAACTTGAACAACCGCAAAGGTAGCCGTACGGGAAATTCCGGCAACCATCTCGAGTTCCAGGTGCTCACCCAGATTCAATACGTACCCTGA
- the LOC125766464 gene encoding transcription elongation factor SPT6 yields the protein MADFIDSEAEESEEEEELEPHERKKLRKNKAVSDSEDEEEDDEDRLREELKDLIDDNPIEEESDNDDSDDGSEGGHHKRKKSDDELDDRLEDDDYELIEENLGVKVERKRFKRLKKFTNDDGSDGESGDEGMIRETIENRLFDAASEDDEERTSDHEGGQRDSMANVREHYDEEEDEESDADDFIVDDDGVPISDKRKKRRHIFTDASLQEGQDIFGVDFDYDEFEKYDDEYEEGSEAEDEYEEEQLEQVDRPSGERGKKTKPTARKRMLKKSIYEIYEPSELKRGHFTDNDNAIRKLDVPERMQLRDVPVTAVPEGSNELDEEAEWIYQQAFCKPHVSDQGTVTRKPPSNVPKIKHTLDFMRNQHLEVPFIAFYRKEYVQPDLNINDLWKIYKYDSMWCQLLGRKSSLQRLYENMRTYQLDKLMENPDAPIPEDMRVIRDEDLSRLRSVQSHEELKDVHLHFLLYYAHDIVPMRTRLREKSRQQNPLVAKKASANRKKNTEDGEAEENDAEVEENGEEDKEQEEEYEEKHKGVEQGVTAGGRDGKVDQTGKERVRLNIDIGPYEICRKRGLTGLTKRFGLTPEQFAENVRDSYQRHEVEQETKEPLEVAKEYMGTTFESPEEVLQGGVFMVARQLAREPLFRKCIRELYFERAKLNVRPTKKGMKEIDETHPCYTMKYLKEKPVRDLTGDQYLKLYIAKEDKLLTMEFVDRIEGNTSGDFLEELKALYHRDEFAKNVQEWNKVRAECVVLAVNRMVIPDLKRELHNTLLTEAKDAVLRVCCRKLYNWIKVAPYRPPVPDFDDYEWETTRGVRVMGVAYVPDYTQSAFGAIIAPDGEVTDYLRIPHLLKKKNAYRESEKQCKETDMRTITNFIRSKKPHVIVIGGESKDAMMVQQDFVECLKRLQEEEQFPQIAVEIVDNELAKVYANSIKGTSDFKEYPPLLRQAISIARRVQDPLVEFSQLCNSDEEILCLRYHTLQDQLTKEELLENIQLEFINRTNEVGVDVNLAVQNPLTANLVQFICGLGPRKGQTMLKLLKQTNSRLENRTQLVTTCHMGPKVFINCSGFIKIDTNSLGDSTETYVEVLDGSRVHPETYEWARKMAVDALEYDDEEANPAGALEEILEAPERLKDLDLDAFAIELDRQGFGNKSITLYDIRAELNSRYKDLRTPFRSVTSEELFDYLTKETPESLYVGKMMLATVTGFTYRKPQGEQLDQANPVRNDETGFWQCPFCMKTEFPELSEVWNHFDAGECPGQATGVRVRFDNGLNGFIHIKNLSDKHVKNPEERVQIGQTVHVRVTKIDIERFSLECSSKSSDLCDRKQEWRPRKDTCYDQEAEESDSRKEADSKKQQARQQYVKRVIVHPSFHNISYAEALKLLEGYDQGDVIVRPSSKGSDHLTATWKVTDDIYQHIDVREEGKENVFSLGSTLWIGNDEFEDLDEIIARHITPMAIYVRDLLNYKYYRDTDGGSKEKAEEIIKAEKQKNPNKIHYIVSVSKTYPGRFLLSYLPRNKFRHEYVTVTPDGYRFRHQTFDSVNSLLKWFKEHFRDPIPVDTPKSTPKVGGMSSRTPYGSTPKFSDINSETIESVAKNMPSHMLNSLSAAAHRTPHYSFTPLEYGSSNFVTTPYTPSGQTPYMTPYQQTPHFSQTPRYGTSTPSQYSNKSSYTGIPTGHPPPSASHHGYKSSSSARGMSGTSSAASSSSSGLMMMQQPSPYSNSSDHHYRSQSSSQQQMHHSRNSEYDSWSKATDSWSNRGGSSMVKGHHGSSDRSSSGSYHHHHHGSGGGGGRSSDSVTSSNSHDHRMTPRSSSKYSASRSPMPPPSQPPPQSAPSQPAQTASSASASLTLGDATPLWDE from the exons ATGGCTGATTTCATCGATTCAGAAGCAGAGGAGAGTGAG gaggaggaggagttggAACCACATGAGCGCAAAAAGCTAAGGAAAAATAAGGCCGTTTCAGACAGCGAGGATGAAGAAGAAG ATGATGAAGATCGATTGCGTGAGGAGCTGAAGGATCTGATCGATGATAACCCGATCGAAGAGGAAAGCGATAACGATGATTCGGACGATGGATCCGAAGGTGGCCATCACAAGCGCAAGAAGAGTGACGATGAGCTAGACGATCGACTGGAGGACGACGATTATGAGCTGATCGAAGAGAATCTTGGTGTTAAGGTGGAAAGG AAACGTTTTAAGCGGTTGAAAAAGTTCACCAACGATGATGGCAGCGATGGCGAATCTGGCGATGAGGGCATGATACGGGAAACGATCGAAAATCGGTTGTTCGATGCGGCATCCGAAGATGATGAAGAGCGGACATCGGACCATGAGGGCGGTCAGCGCGATTCGATGGCAAACGTGCGCGAACATTACGACGAGGAAGAGGACGAAGAATCGGATGCGGACGATTTCATCGTGGATGACGATGGTGTACCGATCAGCGATAAGCGCAAGAAGCGAAGGCATATCTTTACCGATGCTTCGCTCCAGGAAGGACAGGACATCTTCGGTGTGGATTTCGATTACGACGAGTTTGAGAAGTATGACGACGAATACGAGGAGGGTTCGGAAGCGGAGGATGAGTATGAAGAGGAGCAGCTAGAGCAGGTGGATCGGCCCAGCGGTGAACGGGGCAAAAAGACAAAaccgaccgcccgcaaacgaatGTTGAAAAAATCCATCTATGAAATTTATGAACCGAGCGAACTGAAGCGTGGTCATTTTACGGATAATGACAATGCGATACGTAAGCTGGATGTCCCGGAGCGAATGCAGCTGCGCGACGTACCGGTAACGGCAGTGCCCGAAGGTTCGAACGAGCTAGACGAGGAAGCGGAGTGGATCTATCAGCAAGCGTTCTGTAAGCCGCATGTTTCCGACCAGGGTACGGTAACGCGCAAACCTCCGTCGAATGTGCCGAAAATCAAACATACGCTCGATTTTATGCGCAACCAGCATCTGGAGGTACCGTTCATCGCATTCTACCGAAAGGAGTACGTGCAGCCCGATCTGAACATTAACGATTTGTGGAAGATCTACAAGTACGACTCGATGTGGTGTCAGCTGCTGGGACGCAAATCTTCTCTGCAGCGGCTGTACGAAAATATGCGCACCTATCAGCTGGACAAGCTGATGGAAAATCCGGATGCACCGATACCGGAGGATATGCGTGTGATCCGGGATGAGGATTTGTCACGGTTGCGTTCGGTACAGTCGCACGAAGAGCTGAAAGATGTGCATCTACATTTTCTGCTGTACTATGCGCACGACATCGTACCGATGAGGACGCGGTTACGGGAAAAGTCACGTCAACAGAATCCACTGGTAGCGAAAAAAGCGTCTGctaatagaaagaaaaatacagaGGATGGAGAAGCGGAAGAGAATGATGCTGAAGTTGAAGAGAATGGGGAAGAGGATAAAGAGCAGGAGGAAGAATATGAGGAAAAGCATAAAGGAGTGGAACAAGGGGTAACAGCTGGCGGCCGGGACGGTAAAGTCGATCAGACTGGAAAGGAACGCGTACGGTTGAACATTGATATTGGGCCGTATGAGATATGCCGGAAGCGTGGTCTCACCGGATTGACGAAGCGTTTTGGTTTGACGCCGGAACAGTTTGCGGAAAACGTACGCGACAGCTACCAGCGACACGAAGTCGAGCAAGAAACGAAGGAACCGCTTGAGGTTGCCAAAGAGTACATGGGCACCACGTTCGAGTCACCGGAGGAGGTGTTGCAGGGCGGCGTTTTTATGGTGGCGCGCCAGCTCGCACGTGAACCACTGTTTCGGAAGTGCATCCGGGAGCTGTACTTTGAGCGTGCCAAGCTGAATGTTCGCCCCACGAAGAAGGGTATGAAGGAGATCGATGAGACGCATCCGTGCTACACGATGAAGTATTTGAAAGAGAAACCGGTGCGCGATCTGACTGGCGATCAGTACCTCAAGCTGTACATCGCCAAGGAAGACAAGCTGCTGACGATGGAGTTTGTGGACCGAATCGAGGGCAACACGTCGGGCGATTTTCTCGAGGAACTAAAGGCACTCTACCACCGCGACGAGTTTGCAAAGAACGTGCAGGAGTGGAACAAGGTGCGGGCGGAATGTGTCGTGCTGGCAGTGAACCGAATGGTTATACCGGATTTAAAGCGCGAGCTGCACAACACGCTGTTGACCGAAGCGAAGGACGCGGTGTTGCGCGTGTGCTGTCGGAAACTTTACAACTGGATCAAGGTGGCACCGTATCGGCCACCGGTGCCCGATTTTGACGATTACGAGTGGGAAACAACACGGGGCGTACGTGTGATGGGTGTCGCATACGTGCCCGATTACACGCAGTCCGCATTCGGTGCGATCATCGCACCGGACGGTGAGGTAACGGACTATCTGCGCATACCACATCTGTTGAAAAAGAAGAACGCGTATCGCGAGTCGGAGAAACAATGCAAGGAGACGGATATGCGCACGATTACGAATTTCATTCGCAGCAAAAAGCCGCACGTGATCGTGATCGGTGGCGAATCAAAGGATGCAATGATGGTGCAGCAGGATTTCGTCGAATGCTTGAAACGGTTGCAGGAGGAAGAACAATTTCCCCAGATAGCAGTCGAAATCGTGGACAACGAACTGGCAAAGGTGTACGCTAATTCGATCAAGGGTACGAGTGATTTTAAGGAGTATCCACCATTGCTCCGGCAGGCCATATCGATTGCACGCCGAGTCCAAGACCCGCTGGTAGAGTTTTCCCAGCTGTGCAACTCGGACGAGGAAATACTTTGTCTGCGCTACCATACGCTGCAGGACCAGCTTACAAAAGAGGAACTGTTGGAAAACATTCAGCTAGAGTTTATCAATCGCACCAACGAGGTGGGCGTGGATGTGAATCTGGCAGTGCAGAATCCACTGACGGCGAACTTGGTACAGTTTATCTGTGGATTGGGTCCGCGCAAAGGTCAAACCATGCTAAAATTATTAAAGCAAACCAACTCACGGCTAGAGAACCGAACACAGCTCGTTACGACGTGTCACATGGGTCCGAAGGTGTTTATCAACTGTTCCGGATTTATAAAGATCGATACAAACTCACTTGGTGACAGCACGGAAACGTACGTGGAAGTACTGGACGGATCACGCGTGCATCCGGAAACATACGAGTGGGCACGTAAGATGGCGGTCGATGCACTGGAGTACGATGACGAGGAAGCTAATCCGGCCGGTGCACTGGAAGAAATCCTAGAAGCACCCGAACGTTTGAAAGATCTCGATCTGGACGCGTTTGCTATCGAGCTCGATCGGCAGGGCTTCGGCAACAAGAGCATCACGCTGTACGACATCCGGGCGGAGTTGAACTCGCGCTACAAAGACCTCCGGACTCCGTTCCGCTCGGTGACGTCGGAGGAACTGTTCGATTACCTCACGAAGGAAACACCGGAATCACTGTACGTCGGCAAGATGATGCTGGCAACGGTGACCGGCTTTACCTACCGAAAACCGCAAGGCGAACAACTCGACCAAGCGAATCCGGTGCGCAACGATGAGACTGGCTTCTGGCAGTGTCCGTTCTGTATGAAAACCGAATTTCCCGAGCTGTCCGAGGTGTGGAATCACTTCGATGCGGGTGAGTGTCCGGGCCAGGCGACGGGCGTACGGGTACGCTTCGATAATGGGCTGAATGGATTCATCCACATCAAGAATCTGTCGGACAAGCACGTAAAGAACCCGGAGGAGCGTGTACAGATCGGGCAGACGGTGCACGTGCGCGTAACGAAGATCGACATTGAGCGGTTTTCACTGGAATGTTCCTCGAAAAGCTCGGATCTGTGCGATCGCAAGCAGGAGTGGCGGCCGCGGAAAGATACGTGCTACGATCAGGAAGCGGAAGAGTCGGACTCGAGGAAAGAAGCCGACTCGAAGAAGCAACAGGCACGGCAGCAGTACGTGAAGCGCGTGATTGTGCATCCGTCCTTTCACAACATCTCATATGCGGAGGCGTTGAAGCTGTTGGAAGGTTACGATCAGGGCGATGTGATTGTGCGACCGTCGAGCAAGGGTTCCGACCATCTGACAGCAACATGGAAAGTAACGGACGATATCTAccagcacatcgatgtgcgcGAGGAGGGCAAAGAGAACGTGTTCAGTCTCGGATCCACGTTGTGGATCGGTAATGATGAGTTTGAAGATTTGGACGAAATCATCGCCCGCCACATTACGCCGATGGCAATCTATGTGCGTGATTTGCTCAACTACAAATACTACCGGGACACGGACGGTGGTTCGAAGGAAAAGGCGGAAGAAATCATCAAggcggaaaagcaaaaaaatcccaacaaaATCCACTATATCGTTTCGGTGTCGAAGACGTACCCGGGACGGTTTCTGCTGTCCTATTTGCCGCGCAACAAATTCCGACACGAGTACGTGACGGTTACACCCGATGGGTACCGGTTTCGGCATCAAACGTTCGATTCGGTCAACTCGTTGCTCAAGTGGTTTAAGGAGCACTTCCGCGATCCGATACCGGTCGATACGCCCAAGAGTACGCCCAAGGTTGGAGGCATGTCGTCCCGCACACCGTACGGCAGCACGCCCAAGTTTAGCGATATTAATA GTGAAACAATTGAGTCGGTTGCGAAAAATATGCCTTCGCATATGCTGAATTCCTTATCGGCCGCGGCACACCGCACGCCCCATTATTCCTTCACGCCACTCGAGTATGGCTCGAGCAATTTTGTGACTACG CCCTACACACCGAGCGGACAGACACCGTACATGACGCCCTACCAGCAAACGCCCCACTTCTCCCAAACGCCCCGTTACGGTACCTCAACACCGTCCCAGTACTCCAACAAATCCTCCTACACCGGTATTCCGACCGGGCATCCGCCACCCTCCGCCAGTCACCACGGGTACAAATCGTCATCCTCCGCACGTGGTATGAGCGGTACTAGCAGTGCGgccagcagtagcagcagcggcCTTATGATGATGCAGCAACCCTCACCGTACTCTAACAGCAGTGACCATCACTACCGCTCACAGTCGTCGTCACAGCAGCAGATGCACCATTCGCGCAACAGCGAGTATGACAGCTGGTCGAAGGCAACCGATTCCTGGAGCAACCGTGGCGGTAGCAGTATGGTGAAAGGCCACCACGGTTCATCGGATCGAAG TTCTAGCGGAtcgtatcatcatcatcatcatggcaGCGGTGGAGGCGGTGGCAGGTCAAGTGATTCCGTAACCTCGTCCAACTCGCACGACCATCGCATGACACCTAGATCATCCTCCAAATATTCGGCCAGCCGATCACCGATGCCGCCACCTTCACAACCACCGCCCCAGTCAGCGCCATCCCAACCGGCCCAGACGGCATCATCGGCCTCGGCGTCATTGACACTCGGCGATGCGACGCCACTGTGGGATGAATAA
- the LOC125766467 gene encoding serine/threonine-protein kinase Warts, which yields MNGKGGKVPLSVARHSTYNAIALEQIKNELMPYETGQSLGGSQLVAPLKRKPSIEKDAPQSPLHMQRTSPALDSGAGSSRSNSPHSQQPFSSAALVGRSSQYSPSPCPTNFSDAPPIPPPRCSSTPSTPQPPNPMHLLKRMSPASVASGRNGQFGGAASQSPARGSSPIASGGNHQLRQPIIVQNGPQVQQQLSQQMAVYTGNEPPPPYPIGPSSPPNYLTSFHSRQSPTQSSTQSDFRKSPSSGFYSNASIGSSSPITVSQGGGGGGGGGAGGGGGGSVGGMGGSIQRPIPLQPKPSTVHAPASKAAQHPIIMHSVKSTQVQKPILQTAVAPPAPAGGVAGSSGAGGTGAGHPMHNNPPPPSYAVSVQHKLNKAATGYATPPSPSPSGIAHDGSTSRHTGGASGPSGPPGTVSVVPKQPLRAKPSQPGLQTVLPSNVPVQTGGGGGTVNGQSSPAQPQVLSNNGGNGGNTSHNHSATGSPNDPPSYDSTMILLQKHSSPKKEPPPAYLLDGGGGGGGGGGGTPPPLPPSPHCTPSAMEMEQQQHRNNGGSGSNNHHQSHQHHHLHHLHHQHHNGHSGNVDGSGVNGERANVNGGNGMNLSSVNSSTNGNSSHNANANTINSNMSSNTNANANNNMKNSMHNNHNHDHPGAMMHGTGIVSNGKAAGLARTVDDDRLAHHHQHHQLHHGATTNGLMQHAGDPKQLPLPKAPLKSSGNGNGNSTHAFTGALKSLGALMGGGGQQQSQQQLNHHQQHHAVTHDAKQRGMVTTTTASSGVRSSLMKTVRFPAGNSNGPAPAYTNGAPSAGMDHGLSGGSSTGSTESSSTTMQPSTGASTAAGGGNAAIGNASSSGGSAGGGGSGSGGGGGGGGGGEDNPRKIKHQSPIPERKNLSKEKEAERSECKVKHYSPQAYKFFMEQHIENVLKSYSQRNFRIKQLESEMSKLDLPEETKIEMRKLLCQKESNYIRLKRAKMDKSMFAKIKTIGVGAFGEVTLVKKIDTTNHLYAMKTLRKADVLKRNQVAHVKAERDILAEADNEWVVKLYYSFQDKDNLYFVMDYIPGGDLMSLLIKKGIFEEDLARFYIAELTCAIDSVHKMGFIHRDIKPDNVLIDRKGHIKLTDFGLCTGFRWTHDSKYYQKSDHARQDSMEAWSKFGTEIPPPLERRKFREKNRAKAHSIVGTPNYIAPEVLLRSGYTQLCDWWSVGVILYEMLVGQPPFLANTAEETQIKVINWRQTLRIPAEAQLTPEAKDIILRLCKNEDERIGRNVDEIKSHPFFRTIDFSKDLRSQQALYEPKIKYPTDTSNFDPIDPGRLQDSSSSCDEGGHGNLDEVCDSGKPFHHGFFEFTFRRFFDDECDHKITLDSSEGQAEAIYV from the exons ATGAATGGAAAAGGCGGCAAAGTTCCGTTGTCAGTGGCTCGCCACTCGACGTACAACGCGATAGCATTGGAGCAGATCAAAAACGAATTGATGCCGTACGAGACAGGCCAATCTTTGGGTGGTAGTCAG CTTGTCGCACCGTTGAAGCGTAAACCGAGCATCGAGAAGGATGCACCGCAATCGCCGCTGCATATGCAGCGCACCAGTCCGGCACTCGATTCCGGTGCCGGTAGCTCACGCTCCAACAGTCCCCACTCGCAGCAACCGTTCTCGTCGGCGGCCCTGGTGGGACGCAGCTCACAATACTCACCATCGCCCTGCCCGACCAACTTCAGCGATGCTCCACCGATACCGCCACCGCGCTGCTCGTCCACACCGTCCACTCCTCAGCCACCGAACCCGATGCATCTGCTGAAGCGCATGTCACCGGCCTCGGTTGCATCCGGTCGGAATGGACAGTTCGGTGGGGCGGCCTCTCAATCACCTGCCCGCGGTTCGTCACCCATTGCCAGCGGTGGGAACCATCAGCTGCGGCAGCCGATTATCGTGCAGAATGGACCACAGGTGCAGCAACAGCTCAGCCAGCAGATGGCAGTATACACGGGGAACGAACCACCGCCACCCTATCCAATTGGACCTTCGTCACCACCCAACTATCTGACGTCATTTCACAGCCGCCAGAGCCCGACCCAATCATCCACGCAGTCGGACTTTCGCAAAAGTCCCAGCTCCGGCTTCTACTCGAACGCATCGATCGGTTCATCCAGTCCGATAACCGTTTCGCAgggtggtggaggtggcggcggcggcggagcaggtggtggtggtggtggatccGTCGGTGGGATGGGTGGTTCGATTCAGCGACCGATTCCGTTACAACCGAAACCATCCACCGTGCATGCACCGGCATCAAAAGCGGCCCAACATCCGATCATAATGCATTCGGTCAAATCGACGCAGGTGCAAAAGCCAATCCTGCAAACGGCAGTCGCACCGCCAGCACCGGCCGGTGGCGTTGCTGGTAGTAGTGGTGCAGGTGGCACCGGTGCTGGCCATCCGATGCACAACAATCCACCGCCACCATCGTACGCCGTCTCGGTGCAGCACAAGCTAAACAAGGCGGCAACCGGGTACGCAACACCACCGTCACCTTCGCCATCGGGTATCGCGCATGATGGTAGCACTAGCCGGCATACCGGTGGAGCATCCGGCCCGTCCGGACCGCCCGGTACGGTCAGTGTCGTGCCAAAGCAACCACTGCGTGCAAAACCATCGCAGCCCGGTTTACAAACCGTGCTTCCTTCTAATGTGCCAGTGCAGAccggcggtggcggtggtacTGTGAATGGCCAATCGTCACCCGCACAACCACAGGTGCTGTCGAACAATGGTGGCAATGGTGGTAATACCAGCCACAATCATAGCGCCACCGGTTCACCGAATGATCCGCCATCGTACGATTCGACGATGATACTGCTGCAAAAACATTCATCGCCCAAAAAAGAACCTCCGCCAGCATATCTGctggatggtggtggtggtggaggcggtggtggcggtggcacACCACCACCCTTACCCCCTTCACCTCACTGTACTCCGTCGGCGATGGAAAtggagcaacagcagcatcgaAACAACGGCGGCAGTGGGAGCAACAATCACCACCAGTcacatcagcatcatcacctGCATCATCTACACCATCAGCACCATAATGGACACAGTGGCAATGTTGACGGTAGCGGTGTAAATGGCGAACGTGCGAACGTGAACGGCGGTAACGGAATGAACCTATCCAGCGTCAACTCCAGTACCAACGGCAACAGTAGTCATAATGCGAATGCTAATACTATTAACAGTAATATGAGTAGTAACACTAACGCAAATGCGAACAATAATATGAAGAATAGTATGCATAACAATCATAATCATGATCATCCGGGCGCAATGATGCACGGCACCGGCATCGTTAGCAATGGTAAAGCGGCCGGACTTGCGCGAACCGTCGATGACGATCGTCTggcacatcatcatcagcatcaccaGCTGCACCATGGAGCCACCACCAACGGGCTGATGCAGCATGCCGGTGATCCGAAACAGTTGCCATTGCCGAAAGCACCGCTGAAATCGTCCGGCAATGGTAATGGCAACTCGACGCACGCTTTTACCGGTGCGCTTAAAAGTCTCGGTGCACTGATGGGAGGCGGTGGCCAACAGCAGTCTCAGCAGCAACTAAACCATCACCAACAGCATCATGCCGTTACGCACGATGCTAAGCAGCGTGGCATGgtgacaacaacgacggctaGCAGTGGCGTCCGAAGTAGTCTCATGAAAACGGTTCGCTTTCCGGCAGGCAACAGTAATGGGCCGGCACCGGCCTACACGAATGGTGCACCTAGCGCTGGTATGGATCACGGGCTATCAGGAGGTAGTAGCACCGGTAGTACCGAATCATCGTCCACCACCATGCAACCATCGACCGGAGCGAGCACAGCGGCAGGTGGTGGAAATGCAGCCATCGGTAATGCTTCCTCCAGCGGTGGCAGTGCCGGCGGTGGAGGTAGCggcagcggtggtggtggtggtggtggcggtggtggagaAGATAATCCACGAAAGATAAAACATCAATCGCCGATACCGGAGCGAAAGAATCTGTCCAAGGAGAAGGAAGCCGAACGGTCCGAGTGTAAGGTGAAGCACTACTCACCGCAGGCGTACAAGTTCTTCATGGAGCAGCACATTGAGAACGTGCTCAAGTCGTACTCGCAGCGTAACTTCCGCATCAAGCAGCTGGAAAGTGAAATGTCGAAACTCGATCTGCCGGAGGAGACGAAGATCGAGATGCGCAAGCTGCTGTGCCAGAAGGAAAGCAACTACATTCGGTTGAAGCGCGCCAAAATGGATAAGTCGATGTTTGCGAAGATCAAAACGATCGGTGTCGGAGCGTTCGGGGAGGTGACGCTAGTGAAGAAGATCGACACGACCAACCATCTGTACGCGATGAAAACGCTACGCAAGGCGGACGTGCTCAAGCGAAATCAGGTGGCGCACGTGAAGGCCGAACGTGACATTCTAGCGGAGGCGGACAATGAGTGGGTGGTGAAGCTGTACTACAGCTTCCAGGACAAGGATAATCTTTACTTCGTGATGGATTACATACCGG gTGGAGATCTCATGTCGCTGCTGATCAAGAAAGGAATATTTGAAGAAGATTTAGCCCGGTTCTACATCGCCGAGCTGACCTGTGCGATTGATAGCGTCCATAAAATGGGATTTATTCACCG AGACATCAAGCCGGATAATGTGCTGATCGATCGTAAGGGACATATCAAGCTGACGGACTTTGGTCTGTGCACCGGTTTCCGCTGGACGCACGATTCGAAGTACTATCAAAAGAGCG ATCATGCAAGGCAAGACTCGATGGAAGCGTGGAGCAAGTTTGGTACGGAAATTCCCCCACCATTGGAAAG GCGAAAGTTCCGGGAGAAAAACCGCGCCAAAGCACACTCAATCGTCGGTACGCCCAACTATATCGCACCGGAGGTGTTGCTGCGAAGCGGCTACACGCAGCTGTGCGATTGGTGGAGCGTTGGCGTCATACTGTACGAGATGCTAGTCGGACAGCCTCCCTTTTTGGCAAATACAGCAGAGGAAACACAGATAAAG GTTATTAACTGGCGGCAAACGTTGCGCATTCCGGCGGAAGCGCAACTAACACCGGAAGCGAAGGACATCATACTGCGGCTGTGCAAGAACGAGGACGAACGGATCGGGCGGAACGTGGACGAGATCAAGTCACATCCGTTCTTCCGCACGATCGACTTCAGCAAGGATCTGCGTAGCCAGCAGGCATTGTACGAACCCAAAATCAAGTACCCGACCGACACGTCCAACTTCGATCCGATCGATCCGGGCCGGCTGCAGGATTCGTCCTCATCCTGCGACGAGGGCGGTCACGGCAATCTGGACGAGGTGTGCGACAGTGGGAAACCGTTCCATCACGGGTTCTTCGAGTTTACCTTCCGGCGATTTTTCGACGACGAATGTGATCACAAAATCACGCTCGACTCGAGCGAGGGACAGGCGGAAGCTATTTatgtataa